One Scytonema millei VB511283 genomic window carries:
- a CDS encoding DUF6658 family protein, with amino-acid sequence MQKLTTSFKKLRLRQVLTVCLVSVLLIFSTACSNATTAQGTNPNNPAVQAGGNNNPHKNPGVNSNNVDKYTTDPTVKETPDKSPTNRASLDGYSLLVAANSEGILYPGAETPEGRARIETELPIKTAKDFKQPEPGGLNQRNEDLGERIGNRLEKVQEAFKEASEFAQEKAAEGSRRPEAQSNPALGQ; translated from the coding sequence ATGCAAAAGTTAACTACTTCGTTCAAAAAACTAAGATTGCGCCAAGTGCTGACAGTATGCCTAGTTAGCGTATTACTGATCTTCAGCACAGCTTGTAGCAATGCAACGACAGCCCAAGGTACAAACCCTAACAACCCTGCTGTACAAGCGGGTGGAAATAACAATCCTCACAAAAATCCTGGGGTCAACTCCAATAACGTAGATAAATACACTACCGATCCCACAGTTAAAGAAACACCTGATAAATCGCCAACTAATCGCGCTAGTTTAGATGGATATTCTCTGTTAGTAGCAGCGAATAGTGAAGGAATTCTTTACCCTGGCGCGGAAACACCAGAGGGTAGAGCAAGAATCGAAACAGAATTGCCAATTAAAACCGCCAAAGACTTCAAGCAACCCGAACCAGGTGGTTTGAACCAAAGAAATGAAGATTTAGGAGAGCGGATCGGTAACCGTTTAGAAAAGGTGCAAGAAGCTTTTAAAGAGGCATCGGAATTTGCTCAAGAAAAAGCAGCAGAAGGTAGCAGAAGACCAGAAGCTCAAAGCAATCCTGCTTTAGGTCAATAG
- a CDS encoding lysylphosphatidylglycerol synthase domain-containing protein: MQHILSRLKPYLRWIILGGTLFFLITAFKNNWQEVAAIRIATLGWLTLAIALGVTLIAHIWSGWVWTWILEEFNQTVNIPQFVRVYLQTNIAKYLPGNVWHYYGRISAAKTAGIPTSIAALSVLLEPLLMAAAAIVLALLGIQSAIALTQSYIQLLLFFVLAGVLLAIHPHLLNLAMRLLSRMKFKSTVNTSDRVLCQIKRYPWRPLLGELGFVGLRGTGFLLTLLAIIPLSIERIPLLFAAFSLAWVLGLVIPGAPGGLGVFEVTAIALLQHSFSTGAVISAIALYRFISITAEAAGAGLALISWKLEVGSQK; this comes from the coding sequence ATGCAGCACATTTTGTCACGCCTGAAACCTTACTTGCGCTGGATAATACTAGGCGGGACTTTGTTTTTCTTAATAACAGCTTTCAAAAACAATTGGCAAGAAGTAGCAGCAATTCGGATTGCTACTTTAGGATGGCTAACTTTAGCGATCGCTTTAGGTGTGACTCTAATTGCTCATATTTGGTCTGGATGGGTCTGGACTTGGATATTAGAGGAATTCAACCAGACCGTCAATATTCCTCAATTCGTGCGAGTTTATTTGCAAACAAATATTGCTAAATATTTACCAGGGAATGTCTGGCATTACTACGGTCGAATTTCTGCGGCAAAAACTGCTGGTATTCCTACCAGCATAGCAGCTTTAAGCGTATTGTTAGAACCTCTATTAATGGCGGCTGCCGCAATCGTGTTGGCTTTGCTAGGAATCCAATCGGCGATCGCTCTAACTCAAAGTTACATCCAATTGTTACTATTTTTTGTCTTGGCTGGGGTATTGTTAGCAATTCACCCTCATTTGCTAAACTTGGCGATGCGGTTGCTCAGTCGAATGAAATTTAAATCGACTGTAAATACAAGCGATCGCGTTCTCTGCCAAATTAAACGCTATCCTTGGCGACCGTTATTAGGCGAATTGGGTTTCGTGGGATTGAGAGGAACGGGTTTTTTACTAACTTTACTAGCTATAATTCCGCTATCAATAGAGCGTATTCCTTTATTATTTGCTGCTTTTAGTTTAGCTTGGGTATTGGGATTAGTAATTCCTGGTGCGCCTGGAGGTTTAGGAGTCTTTGAAGTCACGGCGATCGCTTTATTGCAACACAGCTTTTCTACTGGTGCAGTCATTAGCGCGATCGCTTTATATCGCTTTATTAGTATTACTGCTGAAGCTGCTGGAGCGGGATTAGCGTTAATCAGTTGGAAGTTGGAAGTCGGAAGTCAGAAATAA